The following coding sequences lie in one Thermodesulforhabdaceae bacterium genomic window:
- the lpxC gene encoding UDP-3-O-acyl-N-acetylglucosamine deacetylase has product MGDWKLLEHTVGREIKYEGIGLHTGKITRVVIKPAPPSTGIIFIRSRKFLSESVKASYENISRSIMATTIGFNGTGVSTVEHLLAAFLGCGVDNAFVEVDGPEIPIADGSALTYARLILEAGVVPQNVPRRFYAITSSVELKEGDAYLMVLPSESFSLTVDYSIEFPHPLISKQSIRWTFDSRRFLREIAPARTFGFLEDVTKLRSQGLALGGSLENALVFDKHLLLNPEGFRFADECVRHKVLDLLGDIMLVGKPIIGHFVIHKAGHGLHHKLLKEIMPFLEEVPQEKIECLVSSFLPPPPEELFKLYNAHTEVRIQAT; this is encoded by the coding sequence GTGGGAGATTGGAAACTCCTAGAACATACTGTGGGGCGCGAAATAAAATATGAAGGTATTGGTTTACATACCGGGAAAATAACCCGGGTTGTTATTAAGCCGGCACCACCCTCAACGGGGATTATATTTATAAGATCCAGAAAATTTCTTTCAGAATCGGTAAAAGCTTCTTATGAAAATATTTCTCGATCTATCATGGCGACCACTATAGGATTTAACGGAACAGGGGTATCAACAGTTGAGCATCTTCTGGCTGCTTTTTTAGGCTGCGGCGTAGATAATGCCTTTGTAGAAGTTGATGGTCCCGAAATACCCATCGCTGACGGTAGCGCTTTGACTTATGCTAGACTGATTCTAGAAGCTGGTGTGGTGCCTCAAAACGTTCCACGCCGATTTTATGCTATTACTTCATCCGTAGAATTAAAAGAGGGTGATGCCTATTTGATGGTTTTACCTTCTGAATCTTTCTCTCTAACCGTTGACTATTCTATTGAGTTTCCTCACCCTTTGATTAGCAAACAGTCTATAAGGTGGACCTTTGATTCTAGACGATTTTTGAGAGAGATTGCTCCAGCAAGAACTTTCGGTTTTCTTGAGGATGTGACAAAGCTTAGATCTCAAGGACTTGCATTAGGTGGGTCTTTGGAAAATGCTCTGGTCTTCGATAAGCATTTACTTCTGAATCCAGAAGGTTTTCGATTTGCTGATGAATGTGTTCGACATAAGGTTCTGGATCTTCTAGGTGATATTATGCTTGTTGGAAAACCTATTATTGGACATTTTGTTATCCACAAGGCCGGACATGGTTTGCATCATAAATTACTTAAGGAAATTATGCCGTTTTTAGAGGAAGTCCCCCAGGAGAAAATCGAATGTCTAGTATCAAGCTTTTTACCTCCCCCACCTGAAGAGTTGTTCAAATTGTATAATGCTCATACCGAGGTAAGGATACAAGCTACTTAA
- a CDS encoding HD domain-containing phosphohydrolase, producing the protein MVQKIFKVLFVDDEPSVLLAMKRAFYKIQNIKIDTAESGKEGIEKIKKNGPYALVISDLRMPVMDGIQFLTRVKELSPDTVRIMLTGYADIQTAIEAINSGNVFRFLTKPCSSDTLLQAVAAGVEQYKLIKAEKELLENTLKGCVKTLMEVLSLSNPEAFGRASRVTRYALWIGRELQYQPMWKLETAARLSQLGCFIVPEEAFIKMYRGEKLQGEEKQLMEMHPSIAADLIRYIPRLEEIAEIITYQEKHYDGTGLPIDSVKEEEIPIESRILKIALDFDLFLYRNHKPYEAYEIMSKRSGVYDPKILPVLRKIVHIQSEYEPALVKIEELKEGMIISEDLFTVDGRLLIRQGHEVSAPLIEKLKNFAKTIGVEEPIKVLRPRS; encoded by the coding sequence ATGGTGCAAAAGATATTCAAAGTGTTATTCGTTGATGATGAACCAAGTGTGCTTTTAGCAATGAAAAGAGCCTTTTATAAAATTCAGAATATCAAGATCGATACAGCGGAAAGCGGGAAAGAAGGAATCGAAAAGATTAAAAAGAACGGTCCTTATGCATTAGTGATTTCTGATCTGCGAATGCCCGTTATGGATGGAATTCAATTTCTCACCAGGGTAAAGGAATTATCTCCAGACACTGTCAGAATTATGCTTACCGGCTACGCCGATATCCAGACAGCCATTGAAGCGATTAACTCTGGAAATGTCTTTAGATTTCTAACTAAACCTTGCAGTTCTGATACTCTTTTACAGGCTGTAGCTGCAGGTGTCGAACAGTATAAACTCATCAAAGCAGAAAAAGAACTATTAGAAAATACCCTGAAAGGTTGTGTAAAGACCTTAATGGAAGTATTATCGCTTTCCAATCCTGAAGCTTTTGGGCGAGCGTCGCGAGTGACCCGCTATGCACTCTGGATTGGTAGAGAACTTCAATATCAACCAATGTGGAAGCTGGAAACTGCTGCCAGGCTTTCTCAACTTGGATGCTTTATAGTTCCAGAAGAAGCCTTTATAAAAATGTATCGAGGAGAAAAACTCCAGGGTGAAGAAAAACAACTTATGGAAATGCATCCATCTATTGCCGCAGATCTAATAAGATATATTCCACGACTTGAAGAAATTGCAGAAATTATAACTTACCAAGAAAAACATTACGATGGAACTGGACTTCCTATCGATTCTGTGAAGGAAGAAGAAATCCCTATAGAATCCAGAATCCTTAAGATAGCCCTTGATTTTGATTTATTTCTTTACCGCAATCACAAACCTTACGAAGCATACGAAATAATGTCCAAACGCTCAGGAGTCTATGATCCCAAGATTCTTCCTGTTCTAAGAAAAATCGTCCATATTCAATCCGAATACGAACCGGCTCTGGTAAAAATAGAAGAACTCAAAGAAGGCATGATTATTTCCGAGGATCTCTTTACCGTCGACGGAAGACTCCTTATTCGCCAAGGGCACGAAGTATCGGCACCTCTCATAGAAAAACTAAAAAACTTCGCAAAAACCATTGGTGTGGAAGAACCCATAAAGGTTCTAAGACCACGGTCTTAG